The genomic interval TGCGTGATAACTATAAACAAGCTTTGGCTCAATTTCAATCAAAACATTTGAATGAATCCAAATCATCCTTCGAAAGACTTTATAAAGATAATCCAGATTATTTACTCGTCAGGTTGATGCTCGCGAAAACGTATTTCTTTTCGAATAACCTCAAAGTAGCTGCGAAATTATTTGAAGAAGACTATTCTAAAAACCCCGCTCGAATCGAATCTGCAATTTGGATGTATCGGACAAAATATATATTAGGCGAAGATCCGAAGGCAATTGTGATGGGCCTTGACAAAATAATAATCGAAGATCCGAATAATATCGAAGCCTGGATTCTAAGAGGGCGGATTTACGAAAAGCTAGGTCAGCTCGATTACGCAATTGAAAGCTACCGAAACGTAGTGAAAAATGATGAGCGTCTTGGATTTGCTCATTTTAGGTTATCGGAATTGCTCCACGGATTTGCTCCAAAGCAAAGCGATGTGGATTTAATAAAGGCAAAAGCTTTGGGATATAATCCGGAATTAGAAAAGATGCAAATTGACTCGGATGCTACTACAAAAGCCAAACATGAAAGATAAAATATCAGTCAGCTTACTTTCATTGCGTAAAGAGGTAATTCAATTCTTTCGAAAAGTAATTTCCGGAATTAGAATAAAAGTAAGTATTCTTAGTTTTATTGCTCTTTCTCTTGGTTTGTATGTATTTTATCTCTTTTTTCCGAAACTTGCAGTGACCTGCGTAACTGGTAATTGCTGGTTTGGAATTGGCACCCTTCAATATTCAGACGGAAATATTTACAAAGGTGAATGCTTGTTTCGCAGTCCACAAGGACACGGTGAATTCATAAGTCCAAAAAATGAACATTACCTGGGGGAATGGACTTGGGGAAAGAAGAATGGTTTCGGAATTTATTATTACTCAAATGGTGATATCTATGAGGGTAAATTTTCAAATAATATTAAAGAAGGTCTCGGTATTTTTACTTGGAAAAGTGGAGTTCGTTATATTGGGAATTGGATCAATGGCGAACCATCAGGCCGAGGAAAGTTGCTTCTAAATAACGACAAAATAATTCTGGAAGGAGAATATAGAAAAGGAATCATCTACGAGGGCAAAGGCATGTACGTCTACGAAGATGGGACTCGTTATATTGGAGAGTGGAAAGAAGGAAGACGCGAAGGATTTGGAATTCTTCTAGACTCCGACGGACAAACGGCAATATTTCAAGGTAATTGGAAAAATGATCAACCAATTAACTAAATTCCCTTACAAGCATCTATAGAAATATGAACAGTTACTCAGCTAAAATAATTTTCAAAATCATCACACTATTTATATTTTCTGTTATAGTAATTACGTTGTTCAGATTTTTAAACTCAGAACAATCCAATGTTTTAAATTCAAGTATCCAGGCGATGAGCATCGATCCGCCATTAGCTACGAAATGGATTTATCGAGATTCATTATATTTTCTAGTTGGTTACGGAATTTGGCTCGGCCTTGTTTTTATTGTTTTGAAATTACTCAAAAAATTCGATTTGCTTTACGGCGATAAAACGATAACGACCGTGTTGGTGCTAATTTCTGTTAGTTTAGCCTTAATGCTACGTGAAACGCCGTATGTTTTTTATAATGTATATAAGAAAAACATTATTGTCTATTTCTTTGTAATATTCTGTATTGCCTTAGCAATTCGAGGACCCGTTATTCAGGAATTGATTCGCCGTGGAACTCGACTCTTTAATGAAAAATATACAATCTTTGCGGCCTTAATAGTTCTATTCAGTCTTTTGCAAAGGTTGCTCGCTTTGCACTTGGATAACGGATTGTTGCAAAGTGGAGACGATCCTAAAACCTTTTATGATGCTGCAATAAATCTGTATGAAAAGGGAATATCCCCCAATTTAGGATTTAGTCCTGGAATGAGTTATTTCCTTTTTGCTTGCTTTAAAATCTTCGGAATCGGTCAGTTAGTGCCCAAGTTACTTTTAGCGCTGATCGGATCTCTTGGACTATTTTGTTCAATCGAGACGACCAGAATTTTGATAAAATCTAAAATTGCAGGAATTCTGGCTGGTATATTTTATCTTACTTCAAGTCACTATGTTTCATTTTCAAATCAATTGTGGAATGAAAATTTATTTAATCCTCTATTCTCAATGTTCATTTACGTAAACGTACTGGCATTCAATAAGGGAGGAGTAAAATATCTCGTGTTACAAATGCTAATAACTGTCTTCGCCGGGGCTTGTTTTTCTTTATTAAGAAGTTGGTTTCCTCTTGTGTTCTTAGTGTTTTTGATTGGGTTTTTCATCGAATCCGGTAATAGAAAAATTCCTAGAAAGTCTCAGCTCGTCCTGCTTGCTTTGCTATTTTGCATTTCTTATTTGTCTCCGAGGTTGTTCAGAGGACAAAGCGATGGAGTGATTGCGACGAATAACTCGCAATTAAATTTTGTCATTGGTAATAATCCATATTCTCAAGGAACGTATACTAGGCATTGGGTTACATTTACGAAAGAATCCGGGTTGGATGTAAATAGTAAAGAAATGATGAATTACCTTATGGAAATATACAAAAAGAACCCGGAATTAGTTTTTATAAACCTGTATAAAAAAGTTATGCTTTGGTTCGTAGGTGCCGGAGGACCAAGGCCGCTGGATAATTATTATCAACATCCGCTATTGATTTCTCAATATTTCTATCGAATTACGACTAGCTTGCTTTTATTAGTAGGCTTAATTCAGTTAATAAGATACAAAAAATTCATACTCCCTTTGGGTTATCTTTCTATTCTCTTTGTTCATTTAGTATTTTTTGTGGACTATAGATTCACTCTTACTGCCATGCCAATCCAAGCAGTATTGATTCCTTTCGGAATAATAGTTTTGGCGAATACTCTTAAAAGAAAATTCCGGCTTCAAGAGACCGGATCTTCAGTATCGTCGACCCATTTGCGATAAGGAAAAAAGAGGTCTCTTCTTAAATTTGCTGGACATACCGATTATTTAAAATCTAAATTTTTACTCAAACCTTGCGCGGTCACTGACACGGGAGAATGAATTCTATGAACAGAGAAGAGCAAAATATCCGAACGTATTCATTTTCTGAAAAACTACTTTCAGGAACTACGCTCTCCGCCTATTTTTGGATTCTCTTATTCCCGCTTACCTCCATTTTTTCCCAAAACCTTAATAACTATCCTAGCTTTGTAGCCCCTCAGTTTCAGCAGCAAAATCTGGATCAAGTGGTTAGTCTTGCAAATCAATCCAACTCTTTGAATAACTGGGAAGCTATTTCCGGCCAAGGACTTAGTGCTATTAAATCCAATTGGGAGAATACTTCAGCTCAAGAAATAGAATCGCTTGTTAGTTCGATAACCGCAAGTCCTAATTCAGGTACAAGTCTACAAGATTATCAGAATGCAGTATCGGCTTACTTGTGGGCACAGGAAAACAATGCCGAAACTCAATGGCTAAATCAGGTTGACTCTCAACTCTCTAACGCACGTGACAATTTTATTAATGGCCAGTTAGCAATTAATATTGCAAATAGCACTACTCAAAACCAGCAATTGGTGATCGCAAATAGCGGAGTAGCGAATTCAACGATTGCAAACTCTGCTGATTATAAAACGGCACTAAACACCGGATTACAAAGTTTTTCCGATTCTTTAACTTCCTTACAAAGAACTTATGAACAACAGTTATCGTCCTTAAATCAAACTGATGCTCAATATAAGGCTAACCTGCAGCAATTGCAAAGCTATGAGAATGCTGTTAAACAGAGTATGCAAAATTCAGTTTCGCAACTTCAAACTTCCCTTCAATCTACCGCATTATTTTATAATACCAATCCAGATGGAACTACGAACTGGAATTCAATGACTCAGTCCGGATTAGATCTGCACAACTTGATCACGAGTTTAAGTCAGGGGCTTATGAATGGAAGCCCACTTACGGTACTTGCGAATCAAATGGTCACCTATCTTCAAACCGAAGAGACGCAAGCATTAAATAATGCTACTTATTGGAGTCAAAAGGCTGCTCCATACAATTTATCGTTAACGGGAACTGTTCTTGGTGGCGAGCAGGTATTGAATGGGCTGCAAGATTTATATAATTACGGGAATTGGGTATCCTCCGCGAACCCTGTCATTGGAGCTATCAAGGGTTTCATAGATGGAGGAAGCAATAATCAGGACCCTGCGTTGATTAACTATTTGTATGGTAACGATTTCAATTCGAATAACTATAGTATATTAAAGATTAATTCGGCAGATTTTAAAGGATATAATACGGCGTATACGAATTATAGCGTTTACCCGATCCAAACAGGTTATGCCGGTAATGATCTTTATTATTCTTCGGCGGGCTATAATGCATTTGATTTTAATGCTACAGGATTAGGTTTTCTTGGAGGTTTTATCCTTCAAACTGGTTTTTTTGCGGAAGATAAATTTGATTATAGTATTAATATACAGCTTCAAGACAAAAATGCATTAGCGAATTCGCAAGTTTGGAGTGGATTTCAGAATAATTTAAGTACGGAATTAAATAGTTGGAATTCCATCACTCCAACGATTTCAAATTGGGAAGGACAAATTTCTGCTTATCAGGCGCAGTATGCAGCTTGGCACGCCCAAGCAGCTGTCTATGCCGATAACTTGCAACAATCCTATTCTGCGGGAGTTGCAAATCTTAATTCTCAAGAGCATAATTGGCAAAATGGTTTATTGGCGTCGTTTCAAACCGTTAAAATCAACTCGGGTGTTAATAATCAAACGGAACCTTTAAAATCTTCATTGTTAGATTCGGTTTCTCCTAAGATTGCACAGGTGTTTTTGCCTACCGACAATCCCGTTCTTTCTTCGGTTGCTCCGGTCCCAGTTATGGATCAGAGTAACTTAAACAATACTTTATCTATTTTTCAGCAATCTCTAATGGGTGCGTCTAATATAGCTTTAGAAAATCAGCTCAATAGACAGGCTATCGATGAGAATAAGAACGCAATTAAACGAATAGCTACTTCACTCGGAAATAATGCAGTTGTGGACTCTCATGGAAACATCGTATATACCACTTCGATAGAAGATGGAAACGCTCGCTTAAAAGCAGGTGGCGATGCGACAAATGCGAGTGATTACGAAGCGACTACTGTTAAACAGAATGTTTTTCTATCTGCGCCTGCAACAATCAAAATCGCCGCAGCCGGAAATCTGTTTCAAACTTGGAATACAGATTCAGTAATATCTCAAAATCAAGCTAACCTTGATTCATTTAATGCTTCATATAATTCTACAATTAATTCATTAAATTCTCAAATAGCCGCTTTAAATTCTTTAAATGCGAAAAACGATAAAGCTTTTCAGGATGCTGCTCAATCTTCGGCAAGCTTTGCCTCAGACCAAAAAAGTTTAGCTGAGGCATTATTTCAGGGTGGAAATATTGAGACTTGGGTCAAGGGACAGATCCAGGATAAAGTTAACTCGGCAATGGCTTCTGCACTTGCTAACGCAACCGGTATGTCTCCGGATATGGCTTCGCAGCTAGTGAGTTGGTTCGAGAAAAAGCAAGCGGATAAAAAAGCAAAGGCTAAAGCTAGAACGCAAGAGATCACCTCCGGGCTCGTAACAGTAGCGAGTATAGCGGCATCGTTTATCGCAGGACCGGAAATGATGGCGATAGGACAAGCTGCATTACAAGCGGTGCAGGGTTACCAAAGCGGAGGATTGGAAGGAGCGTTAGTCGGAGCGGCGAGTGGCGCGGCTGGAGCGTATGCGAGGGAAGTTGGTGTGAACGTTAACGTTGCATATAACTCGAAGACGGGCTTTAGTGGAGGCTTAGGTGTCGGTTCTTCTGCGGCAAATATAGGGGCGAACTTCTCGCAACATGGCAGCACATCTTTCTCTTTAGGAACGAAAGCTGGTAATATAAATTTTAGCCCGAACACAGGATTTAGCGGAAGTGTAAACGTTTGGGGAACGGAAGGCGGACAGGGCTTGATGGTTAACATCGGCCAACATACCGGACCAAGTTTAACCTACCAAAATACGGATGAAGCTTCAGGAGTAGGTGGATCAGTCACAATCGATGGCAAGGGTAATGCGACTGTAGCAGCAACGTATAGAAACGCAACGGTTGTTTCAGCGACGGGGAATGTGCATGAACCAAGTAGCTTTGGGAATTTGACTCTAAACAATAATTTTAATAATGATCTAAACCAGAGCTTGGCTATGGCTAAGGCGGACTCAAATCTAAAAGCTGCCGATTCGAAATTAAATACCGGCAGAAATGCAATAGCTGAAACAGGCAATCCAGACCAAAAGGAAATTCTAGATAATCCAAATGCGAGTGCTGAGGACCAACACGGAGTACTTGCTACCTTAGCTAAATCAAATGATTTCCTAACAGATCCGAGTTCAGCATCATCGTGGCTTGGAAGGGCAAGTCAGGATCTAGCGGGTAATCTCCTTGGGAGCATGGGATTAAGGGCGAGTGATAGTAACGGGTTTATTGATAAAGACGGAGAGTATCGCCAGAGAACTTGTTTTACAGCGGGGACACTCATTCGGACCAGAGATGGTTTAAAACCGATAGAGAAGGTCGAAATAGGGGATTACGTTCTTTCAATTGATCCTAATACTGGAAAAGTATCTTACAAAAGAGTCTCGGATGTCTTTGAAAAAGAAGCAAAGACCATCCATAGAATCACATACGAAAATGGTAACGTAATCAATACAACTTGGAATCATCCTTTCTTTATTCGAGGTAAGGGGTTTACAGAAGCTATAAACATTCATCCTGAAGAGAGATCGGTTACAGTAGCGAGTATTCGCAATTCATATCGAGTAGAGAGAAGTTCAGGAGTTCAGATCGGAGCTTCCTTGGCTGCGATTGGAAGTAAGTCGTCGAACTCGAACACTGCATCTTGGAAGGACGAGGTAAATGGAACTGTCGGAATTGCTAAGATTGAAGAGATCTACGAGAAGACAAAGGTTTACAACTTCGAAGTAGAAGACAACCACACGTATTTCGTAGGAAAAGACGGGGTGCTTGTTCATAACGACGCGGGATGTAAAGCGGAAGGGTTTGCTGCTGGAATTGGAAAAAGTATAGCTCGATTGGCAGACGCTCCTCAGCAATTGGCCGAAACAGGACTTCGCATAGCTGACCCGAATAAGTTTTCGGTCACTGACGAGTTTGGTCGTCCAGTAAACGCACATCCGCTTGAAGCTCCTCTATCTCCAGGAGTGGCTTCGACATTATACGATAAATTAGTAACGGAACCAGGAGCAGAGAAGGCGACCAATTCGACTTGCGCAGATTGTTCGAAAGATTATTCGACCGGGTATAAATGGGGAAATTTTATCGGAGATGGTCTACTATTAGTTGCTGGTGGTTTGACCGCTCTTCGAGGGAAGCTTGGGGGTCTTGCGGGTAAAGCTGGGGCAGCGGAAGATGGATTAGCAGTCGGCAAGAGTGCTATTGGTAGCGTCGGTGGTCAGGAAATACCAAGAGGATTTTCAAGCCCTGAGCAGTATCGCCAAGCAATGTCTGAATTAGACGGAATTATGAAAAATAAAGGAATTTCAGATTATAGAATGGGAGTAAGCGGAAGTTCCGTTACTGGAGAAAGCTTTAAGTCGGGTAGAACTTTCGGACCTCATAGCGACATTGACGTATTTGTCGAAAGTAACTCATTAACAAAAGGGATTGGAACATCCAAAAATATTCCAGGTTTTGTGCATCCAAAAAATTTGCAAGAATTACATCCTGAACTGAAGACTTGGTCTAATAAGTGGCAATCAATTCTCGGACGGGAAGTTTCAGTTGGAGGTTTTCAAACAGGAAAATTGCCGGATAGACCATCAATCTTCTTCGAAAATAAATGAAATGGGAAGAGAACTTTTAATAAAATTCGAAAATAAAAGAGATCTTTCTGAATTTGCGAAACAAATTGCTATTTTTTTGAGAGGTGAAAATTTAGAAAAACGAGAAAGTGATTTTTACACTTCAGGCTATTATTTCAAATTTCAAACGATTAAAAATGAAGTCTCCATTTATGAAGCAGATTCTGAAAAATTTGTAGATTTTGATTTCTCAGTGTATTTTAACAATGATGAGCCTTTGCTAAATCTCACGATAAAGAAGTTAGTTGAGAATTTAATTTCACCTGGTGATGAAGCGGCGATTCCAGAATCACCATTAATTGATTCTAAAATTGAATTTTGTAGGAAAAACAAATTGGGCCAGGTTGAATGGATCGTCGTCTAAAATACGCGATAGATTGAAAATTAGTAAGCACCTGAGGCTCGCAAAAACTAAAGTAACAGACAAAACTTCTGGTATAACGAATGAAGAAGTTTCAATTTCAACGAAACTGGGAATGTGAGGCAATATTTTATAATTGAGCTATAGTTTCGTTAATCCTAAATGAGGATAAAGCAAATTTACTTCACTCCCCGCGAGGGATGCGGCGGGCTTAAGTCCAACACGAGCTATAAAAATGAGATTTAGGATTGAAAGACGGAGCGTGTTGGATGAGGGCGACTGCCCGAACCCGAAGCAGCCCGGACCGAAGGTCGCGGCCATACTTCTCCTAACTACTTTCCTTGCGTCCTTGTTCTCCTCGCCTTTATTATCACTTAACAAAACGTTAAACACCGAGGCAGTTCAAGGGTATCAGAACGGAGGAATGGAAGGAGCGCTCGTAGGGGCCGCGAGTGGAGCAGCTACAGGATATGCAAGACAATTCGGAGTGAATGTAGGAGTATCGTATAGCTCTTCGAAAAGATTGATTGAGAAATAACAGCGATCGCATCTAATTCGAAGTGTTGCTCTTAGTCTTCTTTGGCAAATTCTCGAAAATTTCTTTTTCGGACGATCGAATTCAATCTTTTGAG from Leptospira fainei serovar Hurstbridge str. BUT 6 carries:
- a CDS encoding tetratricopeptide repeat protein; this encodes MRDNYKQALAQFQSKHLNESKSSFERLYKDNPDYLLVRLMLAKTYFFSNNLKVAAKLFEEDYSKNPARIESAIWMYRTKYILGEDPKAIVMGLDKIIIEDPNNIEAWILRGRIYEKLGQLDYAIESYRNVVKNDERLGFAHFRLSELLHGFAPKQSDVDLIKAKALGYNPELEKMQIDSDATTKAKHER
- a CDS encoding MORN repeat-containing protein, yielding MKDKISVSLLSLRKEVIQFFRKVISGIRIKVSILSFIALSLGLYVFYLFFPKLAVTCVTGNCWFGIGTLQYSDGNIYKGECLFRSPQGHGEFISPKNEHYLGEWTWGKKNGFGIYYYSNGDIYEGKFSNNIKEGLGIFTWKSGVRYIGNWINGEPSGRGKLLLNNDKIILEGEYRKGIIYEGKGMYVYEDGTRYIGEWKEGRREGFGILLDSDGQTAIFQGNWKNDQPIN
- a CDS encoding glycosyltransferase family 39 protein, with amino-acid sequence MFRFLNSEQSNVLNSSIQAMSIDPPLATKWIYRDSLYFLVGYGIWLGLVFIVLKLLKKFDLLYGDKTITTVLVLISVSLALMLRETPYVFYNVYKKNIIVYFFVIFCIALAIRGPVIQELIRRGTRLFNEKYTIFAALIVLFSLLQRLLALHLDNGLLQSGDDPKTFYDAAINLYEKGISPNLGFSPGMSYFLFACFKIFGIGQLVPKLLLALIGSLGLFCSIETTRILIKSKIAGILAGIFYLTSSHYVSFSNQLWNENLFNPLFSMFIYVNVLAFNKGGVKYLVLQMLITVFAGACFSLLRSWFPLVFLVFLIGFFIESGNRKIPRKSQLVLLALLFCISYLSPRLFRGQSDGVIATNNSQLNFVIGNNPYSQGTYTRHWVTFTKESGLDVNSKEMMNYLMEIYKKNPELVFINLYKKVMLWFVGAGGPRPLDNYYQHPLLISQYFYRITTSLLLLVGLIQLIRYKKFILPLGYLSILFVHLVFFVDYRFTLTAMPIQAVLIPFGIIVLANTLKRKFRLQETGSSVSSTHLR
- a CDS encoding TIGR04388 family protein, with product MNREEQNIRTYSFSEKLLSGTTLSAYFWILLFPLTSIFSQNLNNYPSFVAPQFQQQNLDQVVSLANQSNSLNNWEAISGQGLSAIKSNWENTSAQEIESLVSSITASPNSGTSLQDYQNAVSAYLWAQENNAETQWLNQVDSQLSNARDNFINGQLAINIANSTTQNQQLVIANSGVANSTIANSADYKTALNTGLQSFSDSLTSLQRTYEQQLSSLNQTDAQYKANLQQLQSYENAVKQSMQNSVSQLQTSLQSTALFYNTNPDGTTNWNSMTQSGLDLHNLITSLSQGLMNGSPLTVLANQMVTYLQTEETQALNNATYWSQKAAPYNLSLTGTVLGGEQVLNGLQDLYNYGNWVSSANPVIGAIKGFIDGGSNNQDPALINYLYGNDFNSNNYSILKINSADFKGYNTAYTNYSVYPIQTGYAGNDLYYSSAGYNAFDFNATGLGFLGGFILQTGFFAEDKFDYSINIQLQDKNALANSQVWSGFQNNLSTELNSWNSITPTISNWEGQISAYQAQYAAWHAQAAVYADNLQQSYSAGVANLNSQEHNWQNGLLASFQTVKINSGVNNQTEPLKSSLLDSVSPKIAQVFLPTDNPVLSSVAPVPVMDQSNLNNTLSIFQQSLMGASNIALENQLNRQAIDENKNAIKRIATSLGNNAVVDSHGNIVYTTSIEDGNARLKAGGDATNASDYEATTVKQNVFLSAPATIKIAAAGNLFQTWNTDSVISQNQANLDSFNASYNSTINSLNSQIAALNSLNAKNDKAFQDAAQSSASFASDQKSLAEALFQGGNIETWVKGQIQDKVNSAMASALANATGMSPDMASQLVSWFEKKQADKKAKAKARTQEITSGLVTVASIAASFIAGPEMMAIGQAALQAVQGYQSGGLEGALVGAASGAAGAYAREVGVNVNVAYNSKTGFSGGLGVGSSAANIGANFSQHGSTSFSLGTKAGNINFSPNTGFSGSVNVWGTEGGQGLMVNIGQHTGPSLTYQNTDEASGVGGSVTIDGKGNATVAATYRNATVVSATGNVHEPSSFGNLTLNNNFNNDLNQSLAMAKADSNLKAADSKLNTGRNAIAETGNPDQKEILDNPNASAEDQHGVLATLAKSNDFLTDPSSASSWLGRASQDLAGNLLGSMGLRASDSNGFIDKDGEYRQRTCFTAGTLIRTRDGLKPIEKVEIGDYVLSIDPNTGKVSYKRVSDVFEKEAKTIHRITYENGNVINTTWNHPFFIRGKGFTEAINIHPEERSVTVASIRNSYRVERSSGVQIGASLAAIGSKSSNSNTASWKDEVNGTVGIAKIEEIYEKTKVYNFEVEDNHTYFVGKDGVLVHNDAGCKAEGFAAGIGKSIARLADAPQQLAETGLRIADPNKFSVTDEFGRPVNAHPLEAPLSPGVASTLYDKLVTEPGAEKATNSTCADCSKDYSTGYKWGNFIGDGLLLVAGGLTALRGKLGGLAGKAGAAEDGLAVGKSAIGSVGGQEIPRGFSSPEQYRQAMSELDGIMKNKGISDYRMGVSGSSVTGESFKSGRTFGPHSDIDVFVESNSLTKGIGTSKNIPGFVHPKNLQELHPELKTWSNKWQSILGREVSVGGFQTGKLPDRPSIFFENK